In Halalkalibaculum roseum, a single window of DNA contains:
- a CDS encoding alpha/beta fold hydrolase, with protein MIASRLYQTIATAFLIIGLSAAAVLAQEPETVQTFDTGEVTLSYELTGSGEPLVLIHGYTHNKRSWNLQMNALTDRFLVLRYDRRGWGASSGHADVSADPKDLALLLDHLDISSAHIVGHSQGGYVALSFAMNYPDMVDRLVLFGAAPPAGFGVPWTGPDSFPSNMPQIAQNHGLDSVATILFTHPIARGFSDGTEGAKLASEMWESYDGDDLLDPRQPSGDTPAPSVEKLPNIDSPTLVITGEMEMPYFQLVAEAYNYAIPNSERVTILGGGHAAHLQQPERFNAELFRFLKE; from the coding sequence ATGATTGCCAGCAGACTTTACCAAACTATAGCAACTGCATTTCTGATCATTGGGTTATCAGCCGCAGCAGTTCTAGCCCAGGAACCGGAAACCGTACAAACATTTGATACGGGTGAGGTGACGCTCAGCTATGAACTGACCGGGTCCGGTGAGCCCTTGGTGCTGATCCACGGATACACCCACAATAAACGTTCGTGGAACCTCCAAATGAATGCCTTAACGGACCGGTTTCTTGTTCTGCGTTATGACCGCCGGGGATGGGGAGCCTCAAGCGGGCATGCCGATGTATCTGCGGATCCGAAAGACCTTGCCCTATTGCTCGACCACCTAGATATTTCTTCAGCCCATATTGTGGGACATTCACAAGGCGGTTATGTTGCACTTTCGTTTGCTATGAATTACCCGGATATGGTAGACCGGCTTGTTCTTTTCGGAGCGGCTCCTCCTGCAGGCTTTGGGGTCCCCTGGACCGGTCCGGATTCTTTCCCCTCCAACATGCCACAGATTGCACAAAATCACGGGCTGGATTCCGTCGCAACTATCTTATTCACACATCCTATAGCCCGTGGATTTTCGGATGGTACAGAAGGAGCCAAGCTGGCATCGGAAATGTGGGAGAGCTATGACGGAGACGATCTGCTGGACCCTAGACAGCCTTCCGGTGACACACCGGCCCCGTCTGTGGAAAAACTTCCCAATATTGATTCACCAACTCTGGTAATTACGGGAGAGATGGAAATGCCCTATTTTCAACTCGTTGCGGAAGCCTATAACTATGCCATCCCAAACTCTGAGCGAGTCACCATCTTAGGGGGCGGACACGCGGCACACCTCCAGCAACCCGAAAGGTTCAATGCAGAACTATTTCGATTTTTGAAGGAATAG
- a CDS encoding serine hydrolase domain-containing protein, whose protein sequence is MNNRKYLVLRNVVILVWAVQMAACSSISQPEKAVNRLQSQPGITKSQVDSIGRALSYLPNGTQLAIALVNDSTATYYGALRERDTLKTIDNSDRVFEIGSLSKVFTSALLADLVLEDQVSLDQPVQEVLDLQINDSLQITFKELSNHTSGLPRIPSGFIWESIWHMDNPYKDYDEVMLREYLKNEITLVGEQGKTFQYSNIGAGLLGYVLTRVTGQGYEEMLQQRIFNQLNMNSSTTLRRSVTDRLVEGRNRRGNPTVNWDMGAIPGAGAILSTTEDLSKFAIANFDSTNRMLALQHEKTYSNNEGTEIGLGWFIVKDDSTQKWLWHNGGTGGYRSSMVIDIRNNKSTIVLSNISAGHSHSSGIDDLSYFLLEELTQPVDSSRNN, encoded by the coding sequence ATGAATAACAGGAAATACCTTGTACTTCGAAATGTAGTAATACTGGTTTGGGCCGTTCAGATGGCGGCTTGTAGCAGTATTAGCCAACCCGAAAAGGCTGTAAATCGGCTACAGAGCCAGCCGGGAATAACGAAATCCCAGGTCGACAGCATAGGCCGGGCGCTCAGCTACCTTCCCAATGGGACACAATTGGCCATTGCCCTGGTAAACGACAGTACTGCCACTTATTACGGTGCCTTACGTGAACGTGACACGCTGAAAACCATCGACAACAGTGATCGTGTGTTTGAAATAGGTTCTCTCTCCAAAGTCTTCACCTCCGCCCTACTTGCCGATCTGGTTCTGGAGGATCAGGTATCACTGGATCAACCGGTGCAGGAAGTTCTGGATCTGCAAATCAATGACAGCCTCCAGATTACCTTTAAAGAGCTCTCTAACCACACTTCGGGCTTGCCACGGATACCATCGGGATTTATATGGGAATCAATCTGGCATATGGACAATCCCTACAAGGATTATGATGAAGTGATGTTGCGAGAATACCTGAAGAATGAGATCACGCTGGTAGGGGAACAAGGCAAGACCTTTCAATATTCAAATATAGGTGCAGGGCTGCTTGGATATGTATTGACCCGGGTGACCGGCCAAGGGTATGAAGAGATGCTTCAGCAGAGGATTTTCAATCAGCTGAATATGAACAGTTCTACAACGCTGCGAAGGTCCGTCACCGACCGGCTTGTGGAGGGCCGCAACAGAAGAGGGAATCCGACTGTCAACTGGGATATGGGAGCGATTCCGGGAGCCGGTGCAATACTCTCCACAACCGAAGACCTCTCTAAGTTTGCTATTGCCAATTTTGATAGCACCAACAGGATGCTGGCTCTTCAGCATGAAAAAACGTATAGCAATAATGAAGGTACCGAAATCGGGCTGGGCTGGTTCATTGTCAAAGATGATTCCACTCAAAAGTGGCTTTGGCATAATGGCGGAACCGGGGGCTATCGCTCTTCCATGGTGATTGATATTCGTAACAATAAGAGTACCATCGTGCTATCCAATATATCTGCCGGTCATAGCCACTCATCCGGTATTGACGATCTTAGCTATTTCTTGCTGGAAGAGCTCACGCAGCCGGTAGACAGTTCAAGAAACAATTAA